In the genome of Heterodontus francisci isolate sHetFra1 chromosome 15, sHetFra1.hap1, whole genome shotgun sequence, one region contains:
- the LOC137377646 gene encoding claudin-14-like isoform X3 — protein MANTAMQLVALIVCIIGMVGTLSATIMPHWRITAHIGANVVTAIVYMKGLWWACAMFSTGVFQCETYNSVLELPADLQAARAMMVISVALSLLAITISVVGMKCTVCAKGSPIKDKVAGTGGVFFIIAGLTGLVPVAWTMNGVILNFHNPIIPGDLKFEIGIRKRASRY, from the exons ATGGCTAACACTGCTATGCAATTGGTAGCCTTGATTGTGTGCATAATCGGCATGGTTGGAACATTATCAGCTACTATTATGCCACACTGGAGGATCACAGCGCACATTGGAGCAAACGTAGTAACTGCTATTGTCTATATGAAAGGGTTGTGGTGGGCATGTGCCATGTTCAGCACCGGCGTCTTCCAATGTGAAACCTACAACTCCGTCCTCGAACTTCCAGCAGATCTGCAAGCTGCTCGTGCCATGATGGTCATCTCAGTTGCTCTCTCATTGCTCGCTATAACAATCTCTGTGGTTGGAATGAAATGCACTGTGTGTGCTAAGGGTTCTCCAATAAAAGACAAGGTTGCTGGCACTGGAGGAGTCTTCTTTATCATCGCTGGGCTGACGGGTTTGGTGCCAGTAGCATGGACAATGAACGGAGTGATACTGAATTTCCACAACCCTATAATTCCAGGTGACCTTAAGTTTGAAATTG GCATAAGAAAAAGAGCTTCAAGATATTAA
- the LOC137377646 gene encoding claudin-2-like isoform X1, whose protein sequence is MANTAMQLVALIVCIIGMVGTLSATIMPHWRITAHIGANVVTAIVYMKGLWWACAMFSTGVFQCETYNSVLELPADLQAARAMMVISVALSLLAITISVVGMKCTVCAKGSPIKDKVAGTGGVFFIIAGLTGLVPVAWTMNGVILNFHNPIIPGDLKFEIGESLYLGVVAAMLSVIGGVMLSLSFIGRRTESYSRRPMSYQNPTANRSVPVASAASVHSKAAKSEFNSYNLTGYV, encoded by the coding sequence ATGGCTAACACTGCTATGCAATTGGTAGCCTTGATTGTGTGCATAATCGGCATGGTTGGAACATTATCAGCTACTATTATGCCACACTGGAGGATCACAGCGCACATTGGAGCAAACGTAGTAACTGCTATTGTCTATATGAAAGGGTTGTGGTGGGCATGTGCCATGTTCAGCACCGGCGTCTTCCAATGTGAAACCTACAACTCCGTCCTCGAACTTCCAGCAGATCTGCAAGCTGCTCGTGCCATGATGGTCATCTCAGTTGCTCTCTCATTGCTCGCTATAACAATCTCTGTGGTTGGAATGAAATGCACTGTGTGTGCTAAGGGTTCTCCAATAAAAGACAAGGTTGCTGGCACTGGAGGAGTCTTCTTTATCATCGCTGGGCTGACGGGTTTGGTGCCAGTAGCATGGACAATGAACGGAGTGATACTGAATTTCCACAACCCTATAATTCCAGGTGACCTTAAGTTTGAAATTGGTGAGTCCTTGTACCTCGGGGTCGTTGCTGCTATGCTGAGCGTCATTGGAGGAGTCATGCTGTCCCTGTCATTTATAGGTAGGAGAACTGAGTCCTACAGTAGACGACCAATGTCCTACCAGAATCCCACAGCAAACCGTTCCGTTCCTGTAGCATCAGCTGCATCTGTTCATTCAAAAGCTGCAAAATCGGAGTTCAACTCTTACAATCTGACTGGTTATGTGTAG
- the LOC137377646 gene encoding claudin-14-like isoform X2, which yields MANTAMQLVALIVCIIGMVGTLSATIMPHWRITAHIGANVVTAIVYMKGLWWACAMFSTGVFQCETYNSVLELPADLQAARAMMVISVALSLLAITISVVGMKCTVCAKGSPIKDKVAGTGGVFFIIAGLTGLVPVAWTMNGVILNFHNPIIPGDLKFEIGESLYLGVVAAMLSVIGGVMLSLSFIGIRKRASRY from the exons ATGGCTAACACTGCTATGCAATTGGTAGCCTTGATTGTGTGCATAATCGGCATGGTTGGAACATTATCAGCTACTATTATGCCACACTGGAGGATCACAGCGCACATTGGAGCAAACGTAGTAACTGCTATTGTCTATATGAAAGGGTTGTGGTGGGCATGTGCCATGTTCAGCACCGGCGTCTTCCAATGTGAAACCTACAACTCCGTCCTCGAACTTCCAGCAGATCTGCAAGCTGCTCGTGCCATGATGGTCATCTCAGTTGCTCTCTCATTGCTCGCTATAACAATCTCTGTGGTTGGAATGAAATGCACTGTGTGTGCTAAGGGTTCTCCAATAAAAGACAAGGTTGCTGGCACTGGAGGAGTCTTCTTTATCATCGCTGGGCTGACGGGTTTGGTGCCAGTAGCATGGACAATGAACGGAGTGATACTGAATTTCCACAACCCTATAATTCCAGGTGACCTTAAGTTTGAAATTGGTGAGTCCTTGTACCTCGGGGTCGTTGCTGCTATGCTGAGCGTCATTGGAGGAGTCATGCTGTCCCTGTCATTTATAG GCATAAGAAAAAGAGCTTCAAGATATTAA